One genomic region from Spirulina subsalsa PCC 9445 encodes:
- a CDS encoding pentapeptide repeat-containing protein: protein MLDHALSLPSGQQGHFITTEPLESRGEAGEKLVWDLIQTAFQHRPCLAYWRYPIFSGQENYRQEPDILIVDLELGLIVIEVKSINIQQIVNISGHQWHYQNFYTNFGNPYQQAESHVFALLNYCDREPQLKHQLTARALLALPYITQGEWEQRGFANLPSSPPILFKNDLVNDLVEPASLLPKIQAVLPLTQNKKLTYPNWKLLLSIIAGTPLYCKPIYPNKNPQINRGKIIKTLRQQIHELDLEQERIAKQIPPGCQRIRGIAGSGKTAILCQKAAHFHLKYPQWRIAFVFFSRSLYQPILKQIDQWLRYFSQNQVSYDSQNPNLQVLHGWGAKNQPGFYRLLCQAVGIQPLTVNQTQSLNPNEALAEACLKLLQQAAIPALFDAILIDEGQDLVVDAPKFEEKQPFYWLAYQALRPVDPTQPEQRRLIWGYDETQSLESLSFPSASEVLGERLGHLVTGEYEGGIKKSEILRKSYRTPHLIITTAQALAMGFRRSQGLLTGSRHPEEWQALGYTIEAYHPPYLTLHRPPSHSPNPLPRLWPDSYLNFNTYPTRQEELSRLAQHILHNLRYEGLRPSPDILVIVLGSFFEARQLEKQVAQFLLNQGIDIYLPSTSDCNQIEVNRATYQPNKFWCDGAVTVSRIHRAKGHEAEMVYVVGLDQVAKRESEIKLRNQLLVAFTRSRSWLNISGIGAYPLYRELREILEQKDRFTLDIQHPPQREIHITDVGEILQRYAKGGRNFRNANLPGAELAGLCLKNANFIGANLRYANLQGANLEGVKFMAADLTGANFQGANLRKAKLMGALIDGVNFKGADLSLTQ, encoded by the coding sequence ATGCTCGATCATGCCCTTTCCCTCCCCTCCGGCCAACAGGGTCACTTTATCACCACCGAACCTTTAGAATCGAGAGGAGAAGCTGGGGAAAAACTCGTCTGGGACTTGATTCAAACCGCTTTTCAACATCGCCCCTGTTTAGCCTATTGGCGCTATCCTATCTTTTCAGGACAGGAAAATTATCGACAAGAACCCGATATTCTCATAGTCGATTTAGAACTGGGTTTAATCGTGATTGAAGTCAAGTCAATTAACATCCAACAAATTGTTAATATTTCCGGTCATCAGTGGCACTACCAAAACTTTTATACCAACTTTGGCAACCCCTACCAACAGGCGGAATCTCATGTTTTTGCCCTGTTGAATTATTGCGATCGCGAACCCCAACTCAAACACCAGCTAACCGCCCGCGCCCTGCTCGCTCTGCCCTATATTACTCAAGGGGAGTGGGAACAGCGCGGTTTTGCTAACTTGCCCAGTTCTCCCCCCATTCTCTTCAAAAATGATCTCGTTAATGATTTAGTTGAACCCGCTTCTCTTCTCCCCAAAATTCAAGCCGTTTTACCCCTCACCCAAAACAAGAAATTAACTTATCCTAACTGGAAATTACTCCTATCTATTATAGCAGGAACACCCCTCTATTGTAAACCCATTTACCCCAATAAAAACCCCCAAATTAATCGAGGGAAAATCATTAAAACCCTGCGCCAACAAATCCATGAACTAGATTTAGAACAAGAACGAATTGCCAAACAAATTCCCCCGGGATGTCAGAGAATTAGAGGCATTGCTGGGTCAGGAAAAACCGCGATTTTGTGCCAAAAAGCCGCCCACTTTCATCTAAAATACCCACAATGGCGCATTGCTTTCGTCTTTTTTTCCCGTAGCTTATACCAACCCATCCTAAAACAAATCGACCAATGGTTACGTTATTTTAGTCAAAATCAAGTTAGTTATGACTCCCAAAATCCTAACTTACAAGTTCTACATGGTTGGGGGGCAAAAAATCAACCGGGGTTTTATCGTCTCCTTTGTCAAGCGGTAGGAATTCAGCCCTTAACCGTCAATCAAACTCAAAGTTTAAACCCCAATGAAGCCCTAGCCGAAGCTTGTTTAAAATTACTCCAACAGGCCGCCATTCCTGCCCTTTTTGATGCCATTTTAATTGACGAAGGACAGGATTTAGTCGTGGATGCCCCCAAATTTGAAGAGAAACAGCCCTTTTATTGGTTAGCGTATCAGGCATTACGTCCTGTTGACCCCACCCAACCCGAACAACGACGTTTAATTTGGGGGTATGATGAAACCCAAAGCTTAGAAAGCTTATCCTTCCCTAGTGCCAGTGAAGTATTAGGAGAACGTTTAGGACATCTGGTGACAGGGGAGTATGAAGGGGGGATAAAAAAAAGCGAAATTCTACGCAAAAGTTACCGAACTCCCCACCTCATTATAACCACAGCCCAAGCACTGGCGATGGGATTTAGGCGATCGCAAGGCCTCCTCACCGGGTCACGACACCCCGAAGAATGGCAAGCCCTAGGTTATACTATTGAAGCCTATCATCCCCCTTATCTTACCCTCCATCGTCCCCCCAGCCATTCCCCCAATCCCCTACCCCGCTTATGGCCAGACTCCTATTTAAACTTTAATACCTACCCCACTCGTCAAGAAGAACTATCCCGACTCGCCCAGCATATTTTACACAATTTACGCTACGAAGGATTGCGCCCCAGTCCTGATATTTTGGTCATTGTTTTAGGCTCTTTTTTTGAAGCCCGTCAACTGGAAAAACAAGTCGCTCAATTTTTACTCAATCAGGGCATTGATATTTATCTTCCCAGCACATCAGATTGTAACCAAATTGAAGTAAATCGGGCGACTTATCAACCGAATAAATTCTGGTGTGATGGGGCGGTTACAGTGTCCCGAATTCATCGAGCGAAAGGACACGAAGCCGAGATGGTTTATGTTGTAGGATTAGATCAAGTGGCAAAAAGAGAGAGTGAGATTAAACTAAGAAATCAATTATTAGTCGCCTTTACTCGTTCCCGCTCTTGGTTAAATATTAGTGGCATTGGGGCTTATCCGTTGTATCGGGAGTTACGGGAAATCTTAGAACAGAAAGATCGTTTTACCTTAGATATCCAACATCCTCCCCAGCGAGAAATTCATATTACTGATGTGGGAGAAATTCTACAACGTTATGCTAAAGGGGGGCGGAATTTTCGCAACGCGAACTTACCCGGTGCAGAATTGGCGGGATTGTGTTTAAAAAATGCCAATTTTATTGGGGCAAATTTACGTTATGCCAATCTACAGGGGGCTAATTTAGAGGGAGTGAAGTTCATGGCCGCTGACCTAACGGGGGCTAATTTTCAGGGGGCAAATTTGCGCAAAGCCAAGTTAATGGGAGCCCTAATAGATGGAGTTAATTTTAAAGGGGCTGATTTAAGTTTGACCCAATGA
- a CDS encoding EAL domain-containing protein has translation MAFWQNHRLSFCSHLLNNLPLRAVLIVPFVVQITFAVGLTGWVSWRNGQRAVNDLAAQLRFEVTLRIEQKLDTFLEIPPKINHLNQDALRLGYISTTNLEQMYRHFFTQAQEFEQAGGIFFGRPDGEFIGNALFDPDNPHQLMVAGAATEGAIHFYDVDAEGRPVRLQSITPGFDPRQRPWYQAAMAERTSTWGDIFPYHAYTLLALPIATPIYDPDGALLGVFGNNFFLDRVSEFLSGLKVGKTGQTYVIERNGNIVASSTLPQPFRVENGITHRLNILTVEDSLLVASAEFLSDRYRQFSTIQEPAQLEFIYQKERYFLQVSPFQDQFGLDWLIVVMMPESDFMAQINANTRNSILLCLGALGVAIVSGWLTSRWIMRSVGQLMGASAAIAQGELSQAIEPGRLRELAILAETFNDMSQRLQTSFAALQTAHNNLKESEGKFRSFAENSDAVLWIFDRFQRRFIYISPACGTLWGCEESILLDQPRQLLYRILRKDRPALLKALRQVDQTHTFVIDYRIVHPDGTVRWIRDRAFLLENSQDPCPWLGGIAEDITERKHFEQALTQSEAQYRLLAENMSDLVCLHTPRGDYLYVSSSVQNLLGYQPPDLMGHNHFDLIHPDDRDRIHQEALQLSDGTALPLTYRIRKQAGDYRWFETVARGVFNGEGELFQLQTTSRDVTEKIRLQRQLEYDAFHDALTGLPNRNLLMERLNFAIERIHHHDNYQFAVLFLDLDHFKVINDSLGHLAGDEVLIDVAQKLREMMHSNDLVARLGGDEFVILMEKIHGLHDVLELVERIFERFQDPVAINYQQTLIRASIGVVVGTIRYQKAIDLIRDADTAMYRAKEKGRACYEIFDPTMHVQALARLELESDLRHAIEQNQLFMCYQPIISFETHQLKSFEALIRWQHPQRGIISPAEFIPVAEETQLIVPMSLWLMKDVASQIKAWQQDSALPRDLTESLRVSINISVVHLKQKQFMAQVDQVLQETGVSGKHFIFEITESILIQDVDDIIQIFRGLRDRAIAITIDDFGTGYSSLSYLCDLPITSLKIDKSFVGRMIQSSQNRRVVETILSLTQQLGLFAVAEGIETIEQFNLLKTLGCHYAQGYLFGRPVRSPIARQWLTHDSLPFIDSL, from the coding sequence ATGGCTTTCTGGCAAAACCACCGACTTTCCTTTTGTTCCCATCTTTTAAACAATCTGCCGTTACGCGCTGTGCTGATTGTTCCTTTTGTGGTGCAAATTACTTTTGCTGTTGGCTTAACGGGATGGGTTTCTTGGCGGAATGGGCAACGGGCGGTCAATGATTTAGCGGCACAATTGCGCTTTGAAGTCACCTTACGCATTGAGCAAAAACTGGATACCTTTTTAGAAATTCCCCCCAAAATTAATCACCTGAATCAAGATGCTTTAAGACTAGGTTATATCTCTACGACAAACCTAGAGCAAATGTACCGTCATTTCTTTACCCAAGCTCAAGAATTTGAGCAAGCGGGGGGAATCTTTTTTGGTCGGCCGGATGGCGAATTTATTGGTAATGCTCTTTTTGATCCCGACAATCCCCATCAATTAATGGTAGCAGGGGCGGCTACGGAGGGAGCCATTCATTTTTATGATGTGGACGCAGAAGGTCGCCCCGTGCGCTTACAAAGCATAACTCCGGGTTTTGATCCCCGTCAACGTCCTTGGTATCAAGCGGCAATGGCGGAGCGTACCTCCACTTGGGGGGACATTTTCCCCTATCATGCCTATACACTGCTGGCGCTTCCCATCGCAACCCCGATCTATGACCCAGATGGCGCGCTTCTTGGGGTTTTTGGTAATAACTTTTTTTTGGATCGGGTGAGTGAGTTTTTAAGTGGTTTGAAGGTGGGTAAAACGGGACAGACTTATGTTATTGAGCGCAACGGCAACATTGTAGCGAGTTCAACGTTACCCCAACCCTTTCGGGTGGAAAATGGTATCACCCATCGGCTGAATATTCTGACTGTTGAGGATTCGTTGCTGGTTGCTTCGGCTGAATTTCTGAGCGATCGCTACCGACAATTTAGCACCATTCAAGAACCCGCCCAGCTTGAGTTTATCTATCAAAAAGAACGCTATTTTTTACAGGTTTCCCCCTTTCAGGATCAATTCGGCCTTGATTGGCTGATTGTCGTCATGATGCCAGAGTCGGATTTTATGGCACAAATTAACGCCAATACCCGCAACTCGATTCTGCTCTGTTTAGGGGCTCTCGGGGTGGCTATCGTTTCGGGTTGGTTAACCAGTCGCTGGATTATGCGCTCTGTCGGGCAACTGATGGGGGCTTCTGCGGCTATTGCTCAAGGGGAACTCTCCCAAGCGATTGAACCGGGGCGTTTACGAGAGTTGGCGATTTTGGCGGAAACCTTTAACGATATGTCCCAACGCTTACAAACTTCCTTTGCGGCACTACAAACGGCTCATAATAACCTCAAAGAAAGTGAGGGAAAATTCCGCTCCTTTGCCGAAAATAGTGATGCTGTCCTCTGGATTTTTGACCGTTTTCAGCGTCGCTTTATTTACATTAGTCCTGCCTGTGGCACGCTGTGGGGTTGTGAGGAGTCCATTTTGTTAGACCAACCGCGTCAATTACTCTATAGAATTCTCCGTAAAGACCGCCCCGCCCTATTAAAGGCACTGCGACAAGTTGACCAAACCCATACTTTTGTGATTGATTACCGCATTGTTCATCCCGACGGAACAGTGCGCTGGATTCGCGATCGCGCCTTTTTGTTAGAGAATAGTCAGGATCCATGCCCTTGGTTAGGGGGAATTGCCGAAGATATCACCGAACGCAAACATTTTGAGCAAGCCCTAACCCAAAGTGAAGCCCAATATCGCTTATTGGCGGAAAATATGAGCGATTTGGTCTGTCTCCATACCCCGAGGGGAGATTATCTCTATGTGAGTTCCTCGGTGCAGAATTTGTTAGGCTACCAACCGCCGGATCTCATGGGTCACAATCACTTTGACCTGATTCATCCCGATGATCGCGATCGCATCCATCAAGAAGCCCTACAACTCAGTGACGGCACCGCCCTACCCCTAACCTATCGTATTCGCAAACAGGCCGGAGATTATCGCTGGTTTGAAACCGTAGCCCGTGGGGTTTTTAACGGCGAGGGCGAACTATTCCAGCTACAAACAACCTCTAGAGATGTGACGGAAAAAATACGCCTACAACGGCAATTAGAATATGATGCCTTCCACGATGCTTTAACCGGATTGCCCAACCGGAATCTCTTGATGGAACGGCTCAATTTTGCCATTGAACGGATTCACCACCATGACAACTACCAGTTTGCTGTATTATTTTTAGATTTAGACCACTTCAAAGTTATTAATGACAGTTTAGGGCATTTGGCCGGGGATGAAGTCTTAATTGATGTCGCCCAAAAACTGCGGGAAATGATGCACTCTAACGATTTAGTCGCCCGTTTAGGGGGAGATGAATTTGTGATCTTGATGGAAAAAATTCATGGACTCCATGACGTGCTTGAGCTAGTTGAGCGGATTTTTGAGCGTTTTCAAGACCCGGTTGCTATTAATTATCAACAAACCTTAATTCGGGCGAGTATTGGTGTTGTCGTGGGTACAATTCGCTATCAAAAAGCCATAGATTTGATTCGCGATGCAGACACAGCTATGTATCGCGCTAAGGAAAAAGGCCGAGCCTGCTATGAGATTTTCGACCCGACGATGCACGTTCAAGCCTTAGCCCGGCTGGAGTTAGAAAGTGATTTGCGCCATGCCATTGAGCAGAACCAGCTATTTATGTGTTATCAACCGATTATTAGTTTTGAGACTCATCAGTTAAAGAGTTTTGAAGCCCTGATCCGTTGGCAACATCCCCAGCGCGGCATTATTTCCCCGGCGGAATTTATCCCGGTGGCGGAGGAAACCCAGCTAATTGTACCGATGAGTCTTTGGTTAATGAAAGACGTGGCCAGCCAAATCAAGGCATGGCAGCAAGATTCAGCTTTGCCTCGGGATCTGACAGAATCCCTGCGGGTGAGTATTAATATTTCTGTGGTGCATCTGAAACAGAAACAGTTTATGGCTCAGGTGGATCAAGTGTTGCAAGAAACCGGGGTGTCGGGAAAACATTTCATTTTTGAAATTACCGAAAGTATCCTTATCCAAGATGTGGATGATATTATCCAGATTTTTCGCGGTTTACGCGATCGCGCTATTGCCATTACTATCGATGATTTCGGTACAGGATACTCCTCCCTTAGCTACCTCTGCGATTTACCCATTACTAGCTTAAAAATCGATAAATCCTTTGTCGGGCGGATGATCCAAAGCTCCCAAAACCGTCGCGTGGTTGAAACGATTTTAAGTTTGACTCAACAGTTAGGGTTATTTGCCGTAGCCGAAGGCATTGAAACCATCGAACAGTTTAATCTATTAAAAACCCTAGGCTGCCACTATGCTCAAGGGTATCTCTTCGGCCGCCCTGTGCGATCGCCCATTGCCCGTCAATGGCTAACTCACGACTCCCTCCCCTTCATAGACTCTTTGTAA
- a CDS encoding adenylate/guanylate cyclase domain-containing protein translates to MSVLFSDIRNFTRLSEQMSPEKTFQFINDYLSWMNPAILQNNGFIDKYIGDGIMALFAQSPDDAVKAGIGLLERLNQYNQHRVTQGKSDLEIGIGINTGVLMLGTVGSANRMENTVISDAVNLASRIEQLTKTYGIPLLISESTFNQLKEGLNYIREIDHVKVKGKSQGVTIYEVFAADPLPIREQKQQTLTLFQQAIEQYRLFSFERAESLFSECLTLNPFDKVAKVYLNRCQEKYYHFKVSILEESFRLLKQHSDQFTDVFYTCLFEKIPESRAMFTQTDMTKQKQKLWGSVELVYENLRRPELLSGALKGLGATHVQYGIESQHYQRAGEVFLETCATCLGTAWTPDVQEAWADAYATIQALMLQGAESINNGSTGREN, encoded by the coding sequence ATGTCGGTTTTATTCTCTGATATTCGGAACTTTACTCGTCTTTCTGAACAAATGAGTCCCGAGAAAACTTTCCAGTTCATTAATGACTATTTATCCTGGATGAATCCAGCCATTTTGCAAAATAACGGGTTCATTGATAAATATATTGGCGATGGAATTATGGCCTTGTTTGCCCAGAGTCCAGATGATGCCGTTAAAGCTGGAATTGGGCTATTAGAACGGTTAAACCAGTACAATCAACACCGAGTGACCCAGGGTAAATCTGACCTTGAAATTGGCATTGGTATCAATACGGGAGTCCTGATGTTAGGAACTGTAGGCAGTGCCAACCGCATGGAAAACACGGTGATTAGTGATGCTGTTAATTTAGCCTCTCGGATTGAACAACTCACCAAAACCTATGGAATTCCTTTGTTAATTAGCGAGTCTACGTTTAACCAGTTAAAGGAGGGACTCAATTATATTCGAGAAATTGATCATGTTAAAGTTAAGGGTAAATCTCAAGGGGTGACAATTTATGAAGTTTTTGCCGCCGATCCCTTACCCATTCGTGAGCAAAAGCAGCAGACTCTCACCCTTTTTCAACAAGCTATTGAGCAATATCGGCTATTTTCCTTTGAACGAGCAGAGTCGTTATTTAGTGAATGCCTAACCCTGAATCCTTTTGATAAAGTCGCTAAGGTTTATTTGAATCGCTGTCAAGAGAAGTATTACCATTTTAAGGTCAGTATTTTAGAAGAAAGTTTTAGGTTATTGAAGCAGCATTCAGACCAATTCACAGATGTTTTCTATACTTGTCTTTTTGAGAAAATACCAGAATCGAGAGCCATGTTTACTCAAACGGATATGACAAAACAGAAGCAAAAGCTATGGGGTAGTGTTGAGTTAGTCTATGAAAATTTAAGGCGACCCGAATTATTATCCGGTGCCTTAAAAGGTTTGGGGGCGACCCATGTTCAATATGGCATTGAATCTCAACATTATCAACGGGCTGGAGAAGTTTTTTTAGAGACTTGTGCAACCTGCTTAGGAACCGCTTGGACTCCTGATGTCCAAGAAGCTTGGGCGGATGCCTATGCCACCATTCAAGCATTAATGCTCCAAGGAGCAGAAAGTATCAATAACGGGTCTACAGGGAGAGAAAACTAA
- a CDS encoding HAMP domain-containing protein → MVVPLGLAIALGVLTAQRITRPILRLTEASQAIANGQLEQHIPPSSIAELSILDQSFNTMAAQLNHTFNELKLREKEREDLITAYSRFVSQDHLSFLNRESITKIT, encoded by the coding sequence ATGGTTGTTCCCCTAGGACTGGCGATCGCCCTAGGAGTCTTAACCGCTCAACGCATTACCCGGCCGATTCTGCGCCTCACAGAAGCGTCTCAGGCGATCGCCAATGGTCAACTTGAACAACATATTCCCCCCAGTTCTATCGCTGAATTAAGCATTCTTGACCAATCGTTTAATACAATGGCCGCCCAACTTAATCATACCTTTAATGAACTGAAGTTGCGGGAAAAAGAACGAGAAGATTTAATTACTGCCTATAGTCGTTTTGTCTCTCAAGATCATCTGAGTTTTCTCAATCGCGAGAGCATTACTAAGATTACTTGA
- a CDS encoding RNA-guided endonuclease InsQ/TnpB family protein: MRVIEFKVKATQTQQVAILEAIRTGQFIRNKCLGLWMDSTKEDKVNYASLCKFVTTLSNNTDTPFVSYLNSTARQASAERAWLAISRFYSNCKKGLAQKGYPKFKKFSRSVEYKTSGWKLAEDKKSIHITDKTGIGKLKLIGSYNREILDKLLIKRVRLIKRADGFYCQFVLDLERIEPFDFTGKEVGIDVGLNHFLTDSNGNKIDNPRFLRKAEKRLKKAQRQLSKKKKGSNKRQKQKSKVARLHLKVSRQRKDFVVKTAKALIQSNDLVVYEDLKVCNMLKNRKLAKSISDASWSMFTDWLDYFGKIHGKFVIAVNPQYTSQQCSSCGNIVKKTLSVRTHICSCGCVLDRDENAAKNLLQKANTVGRTEIQALATQRFTNGQTTHCLLGESLIDKVTG; this comes from the coding sequence ATGCGGGTCATAGAGTTTAAAGTTAAAGCGACACAAACGCAACAAGTAGCTATCCTAGAAGCTATTAGAACAGGGCAGTTTATTCGGAATAAATGCCTTGGACTTTGGATGGATTCCACTAAAGAAGATAAGGTTAATTATGCTTCTTTGTGTAAATTTGTAACAACTTTGAGTAACAATACAGATACTCCGTTTGTAAGCTATCTAAACTCTACGGCTCGCCAGGCAAGTGCTGAAAGAGCTTGGTTGGCTATATCTCGTTTCTACAGTAACTGTAAAAAAGGGTTAGCTCAAAAAGGCTACCCTAAATTTAAGAAGTTCTCAAGGTCTGTGGAGTACAAAACTTCGGGTTGGAAACTAGCAGAAGATAAAAAATCTATCCACATAACAGATAAAACTGGAATTGGCAAGTTAAAGCTAATTGGCTCTTATAATCGTGAAATTCTAGATAAGTTGCTAATTAAAAGAGTTAGACTTATCAAAAGGGCTGACGGATTCTATTGCCAATTTGTTTTAGACCTTGAAAGAATAGAACCGTTTGATTTTACAGGAAAGGAAGTAGGAATTGATGTTGGATTAAACCATTTTTTAACGGACTCTAATGGAAATAAAATTGATAACCCTCGATTTCTCCGTAAAGCCGAGAAGCGTTTAAAAAAAGCGCAACGTCAGCTATCTAAAAAGAAAAAGGGGAGCAACAAGCGTCAAAAACAAAAGTCAAAAGTAGCCCGTCTTCATTTAAAAGTCTCTAGACAACGTAAAGATTTTGTTGTAAAGACAGCAAAAGCGTTAATCCAATCTAACGATTTGGTAGTCTACGAGGACTTGAAGGTTTGTAATATGCTGAAAAATAGAAAACTTGCTAAGTCTATTAGTGACGCAAGTTGGTCAATGTTCACCGATTGGTTAGACTACTTTGGGAAAATACACGGGAAGTTTGTGATAGCGGTAAACCCACAATATACTAGCCAGCAATGTTCTAGTTGTGGCAATATTGTCAAGAAAACGTTGTCTGTAAGAACACATATTTGTTCTTGTGGTTGTGTTTTGGATAGGGATGAAAACGCCGCTAAAAACCTACTTCAAAAAGCGAATACTGTCGGGCGGACAGAAATTCAAGCCCTTGCTACGCAACGTTTCACGAACGGACAGACTACCCACTGTCTATTAGGTGAAAGCCTTATAGATAAGGTAACTGGATGA
- the tnpA gene encoding IS200/IS605 family transposase encodes MEINYFKTRRATFNLTVYIVLVNKYRRKVFKKEHLEFLNEAFKSIVDKWDASIVEFNGESDHVHILLTYPPHKLLSGLIANLKSTSSKRMWDNYSDYLKKIYGKDKRVLWTGAYFVASFGGVTIDQLKKYVENQDSPEY; translated from the coding sequence ATGGAAATTAATTATTTTAAGACTCGCCGGGCTACATTTAATCTCACTGTCTACATAGTCTTGGTGAATAAATACCGTAGAAAAGTATTCAAAAAAGAACATTTAGAGTTCTTAAATGAGGCTTTTAAGTCTATTGTTGATAAGTGGGATGCCAGTATCGTAGAGTTTAACGGGGAGTCTGACCACGTTCACATTCTTTTGACTTACCCACCACATAAGTTACTGAGTGGATTAATTGCTAATCTAAAATCTACTTCTAGCAAACGTATGTGGGATAATTACTCTGACTACCTGAAAAAGATTTATGGGAAAGACAAACGAGTATTATGGACCGGGGCTTATTTTGTAGCTAGTTTTGGTGGTGTCACAATAGACCAACTTAAAAAATATGTCGAGAATCAGGATTCCCCTGAATATTAG
- a CDS encoding IctB family putative bicarbonate transporter, whose translation MNSVWQRFTLSDLPLSQWRGGSYLYRLVGFLSAWREGSWFLQWANPLGAVILCAIVLIAPFTNSSNPTGVLLIAAGGYWLMLTLSDRLKTGSTPIHLAVGVYWCIAVIATAFSDVKSAAFSGLIKLTLFLFMFLLGAQVLRSPRLRNWVVAVYLHVSLLVSAYGIRQQYKGVEQLATWNDPTSLLAHETRVYSFLGNPNLLAGYLITAIALSIAALFVWRGYLPKTLAGVMLVINLACLFFTDSRGGWIAALALLITFFLLLRYWFAEYLPTVWRMWLVPMLFGGMTGAILLGITLVEPLRLRVMSIFAGREDSSNNFRINVWEAVFRMIGDHPIIGIGPGNDAFKQVYPLYARSGYGDALGAYSIFLETLVEVGWVGFALFLWFGLITFNLGLQQLARLRQTKEVQAFWLMAAIAACAGMLVHGLFDTVWYRPPINTLWWLMVALIASFFASGQPSNSAPVE comes from the coding sequence ATGAATTCTGTGTGGCAACGCTTCACCTTGTCTGATTTGCCCCTCTCCCAATGGCGGGGGGGGAGTTACTTGTACCGCCTTGTGGGTTTCTTAAGTGCTTGGCGGGAGGGCAGTTGGTTCTTACAATGGGCGAATCCCCTCGGTGCCGTCATTTTGTGCGCTATTGTTCTCATTGCCCCCTTTACCAATTCCTCCAATCCAACGGGAGTATTACTCATCGCGGCCGGGGGCTATTGGCTGATGTTAACCCTCTCAGACCGCCTGAAAACGGGGTCTACACCCATTCATCTGGCCGTGGGGGTGTATTGGTGCATTGCGGTCATTGCAACAGCCTTTTCTGACGTGAAAAGTGCGGCCTTTTCAGGATTAATTAAACTGACCCTGTTTTTGTTTATGTTTCTCTTGGGGGCGCAGGTGTTGCGATCGCCTCGTCTCCGGAATTGGGTCGTGGCCGTGTATCTCCACGTCTCCCTCCTCGTCAGCGCCTACGGGATTCGTCAACAATATAAGGGGGTGGAACAATTAGCCACTTGGAACGATCCCACCTCCCTCCTCGCCCATGAAACCCGGGTTTATAGCTTCTTGGGCAATCCTAACTTGTTAGCGGGGTATTTAATCACCGCGATCGCCCTCAGCATAGCCGCCTTATTTGTTTGGCGAGGATATCTCCCCAAAACCCTCGCGGGGGTAATGCTGGTTATCAATCTCGCTTGTTTATTCTTTACCGACAGTCGCGGGGGGTGGATTGCCGCCCTCGCCCTCCTGATTACTTTCTTCCTCCTCCTGCGCTATTGGTTTGCTGAATATTTACCCACTGTTTGGCGGATGTGGTTAGTGCCGATGCTATTTGGGGGCATGACAGGGGCAATTCTCTTAGGCATTACCTTAGTGGAACCGTTGCGTTTACGGGTGATGAGTATTTTTGCCGGACGAGAAGACAGTAGCAACAACTTCCGGATCAACGTCTGGGAGGCCGTGTTTCGTATGATTGGGGATCATCCCATCATCGGCATTGGTCCGGGCAATGATGCCTTTAAGCAAGTCTATCCTCTCTATGCCCGTTCCGGCTATGGCGACGCTTTGGGGGCCTATTCCATCTTTTTAGAAACCCTCGTTGAGGTGGGGTGGGTAGGTTTTGCCCTGTTTTTATGGTTTGGGCTGATTACTTTTAATCTCGGTTTACAACAACTCGCCCGTTTACGCCAGACTAAAGAGGTACAAGCCTTTTGGTTAATGGCTGCGATCGCCGCTTGTGCCGGAATGTTAGTTCATGGTCTGTTTGACACCGTTTGGTATCGTCCCCCCATCAATACCCTATGGTGGCTCATGGTCGCCTTAATTGCTAGCTTTTTTGCCTCAGGACAGCCCTCTAATTCCGCCCCAGTCGAATGA